The following coding sequences are from one Granulicella arctica window:
- the smpB gene encoding SsrA-binding protein SmpB, protein MARSLSNPTVAHPPKPVVKEKDRDPIAAGHRDAAFNRSASFNYFLSDRFEAGVALRGTEVKSIREGKANLKDAYGLLKDGECFLLNAHIGPFSHGNAMNHESLRTRKLLLHRTEVRKLEALTKQKGFTLIPVRLYFRNGRVKCEVALAKGKQEWDKRATERKREADGEAKAAIARSQRR, encoded by the coding sequence ATGGCACGTTCTCTCTCCAATCCGACTGTGGCGCATCCGCCCAAGCCTGTGGTCAAGGAAAAGGACCGCGATCCGATCGCCGCCGGCCATCGCGATGCCGCCTTTAACCGTTCCGCCAGCTTTAATTACTTTCTTTCAGACCGTTTCGAAGCAGGCGTAGCGCTTCGCGGTACCGAGGTTAAATCGATCCGGGAGGGCAAGGCTAACCTCAAAGACGCCTACGGCCTTCTCAAAGACGGCGAATGCTTCCTCCTTAACGCGCATATTGGTCCGTTTTCACACGGCAATGCCATGAATCATGAGTCTCTGCGCACGAGAAAGCTATTGCTTCACAGAACAGAGGTCCGCAAGCTGGAAGCTTTGACGAAGCAGAAGGGATTTACGTTGATCCCTGTCCGGCTCTACTTCCGCAACGGGCGGGTCAAATGTGAGGTCGCTCTTGCAAAGGGTAAGCAGGAATGGGATAAACGGGCAACCGAGCGCAAACGGGAGGCCGATGGTGAGGCCAAGGCCGCTATTGCTCGGAGTCAGCGACGCTAA
- a CDS encoding leucyl aminopeptidase: MDTRLLFQDADAFVIPMLAVFAVDVATGKDATPLPALLTTSDTISRAAERVLSSGEFKASVGETLLLHAPSGIKAERLLLVGLGKAKSLSVDEIRKGAGTAVRTAKPRGFRDIAIAFPEDHALSDEHLEDLPCALMSRALVEGAELADPDYDIYRSDRVDRSLRTLTVIAREAEKATSAETIAGFEEGRIIAAAQNFARDLVNEPGNVLTPTELGKRAASMCAEVGLACEVHSTEKLHELKMGAFWAVSQGSPEPPALIVMTYEPKLEKGGSPQVDAPVFGLVGKGITFDTGGISLKPGDGMEKMKYDMAGAAAMIGAMRAIAQLKPSVKVIGIVCSAENMPDGKAFKPGDVVTAMSGKTIEIINTDAEGRLVLADGLHYAKTLGCTHLIDAATLTGACVVALGKDNVGLFSNDDDTFIQFLSVLRKSGEKYWRLPCTDDYREQIKSQIADIMNTGAHRWAGAITAAMFLKEFAQDTPWLHLDIAGCAWIDEQRSWIAKGPSGIAVRSIVEWVRSYAT, from the coding sequence ATGGATACCAGACTTCTCTTTCAGGATGCTGACGCCTTTGTCATCCCAATGTTGGCAGTGTTTGCTGTGGATGTAGCGACCGGAAAAGACGCGACACCACTTCCCGCGCTACTTACGACTTCAGACACCATATCGAGGGCCGCAGAACGCGTCCTCTCGTCAGGAGAATTTAAAGCAAGTGTAGGCGAGACTCTCCTGCTGCATGCACCTAGTGGGATTAAAGCTGAGCGACTATTACTAGTCGGCCTTGGCAAGGCGAAGTCGCTCTCCGTCGATGAGATTCGCAAGGGTGCCGGCACGGCCGTTCGCACCGCCAAGCCCCGAGGATTTCGCGACATCGCCATCGCTTTTCCGGAGGATCATGCCCTCTCCGACGAACACCTTGAAGATCTGCCCTGTGCGCTCATGTCTCGTGCCTTGGTAGAGGGCGCCGAACTCGCCGACCCTGACTATGACATATATAGAAGCGATCGCGTCGACCGCTCCCTTAGAACCCTCACGGTGATCGCCCGCGAAGCGGAAAAGGCAACCAGCGCTGAGACGATCGCGGGCTTCGAGGAAGGTCGTATCATCGCCGCTGCCCAGAACTTTGCGCGTGACCTCGTCAATGAACCCGGCAACGTCCTCACGCCGACGGAGCTTGGTAAGCGCGCGGCCAGCATGTGCGCTGAAGTCGGCCTTGCCTGTGAGGTTCATTCAACCGAAAAACTTCACGAGTTGAAGATGGGAGCGTTCTGGGCTGTATCCCAGGGTTCACCCGAACCGCCCGCGCTCATCGTCATGACTTATGAACCGAAGCTTGAGAAGGGTGGAAGTCCGCAGGTCGATGCACCCGTCTTCGGGCTCGTTGGCAAGGGCATCACCTTCGATACAGGTGGCATCTCGCTCAAGCCTGGCGACGGAATGGAAAAAATGAAATACGACATGGCGGGTGCCGCAGCCATGATCGGTGCGATGCGAGCGATTGCCCAGCTCAAGCCTTCCGTTAAGGTCATCGGCATCGTCTGTTCAGCTGAAAATATGCCGGATGGAAAAGCTTTCAAGCCGGGCGACGTCGTCACCGCAATGTCCGGCAAGACAATTGAGATTATCAACACAGACGCTGAGGGTCGCCTCGTTCTGGCAGACGGACTGCACTATGCCAAAACTCTCGGCTGCACTCACCTGATCGACGCCGCTACGCTTACCGGAGCCTGTGTTGTCGCGCTCGGAAAGGATAATGTCGGTCTCTTCTCTAATGACGACGATACCTTTATCCAGTTCCTCAGCGTCCTTCGTAAGTCCGGCGAGAAATACTGGCGACTTCCCTGCACCGATGACTATCGCGAGCAGATCAAGAGTCAGATAGCCGACATCATGAATACGGGAGCACATCGGTGGGCAGGCGCCATCACGGCTGCGATGTTCCTCAAAGAGTTTGCGCAGGACACGCCGTGGCTTCACCTTGATATCGCTGGGTGTGCGTGGATCGATGAGCAGCGGTCCTGGATCGCCAAAGGGCCATCGGGTATCGCTGTCCGCTCTATCGTCGAATGGGTCCGCAGCTACGCGACCTAG
- a CDS encoding arginine--tRNA ligase: MYRTVQQLLLAKIQTILLSKYDVSFTQLAVEQPPGIALGEIALPVAFELAKRLRKAPRVIATELANELMAALPELEGVASIEVAGAGYLNIRLDRAATVRRIAADRHADIGGAGFRLIEHTSINPNKAAHIGHLRNAILGDTFQRLLRPDSYKRGWEVGVQNYIDNTGVQVADVVVGLTHLEDKTLESTRELLTELIETNQRIDFYCWDLYARVSQWYTADPEQLAIRKQLRLETLHALEEGGNDTAAIADLISTAVLYRHLQTMERLDIEYDFLPRESEILTLHFWDAARALMLDKGVLYLETLGKNKGCYVMRRAGTPEETATADSSLPDEDAKVIVRSNGTVTYVGKDIAYHLWKFGLLPGKDFGYKPFYQYHREVKPDRCCWISTTDGVDPHPVFGKADAIYNVIDSRQNDPQNNVIQALRGMGYTDAADRYTHFSYEMVALTPRCAMELGYTVSEEDQARAYIEVSGRKGFGVKADDLLDRLIAAAKAEVDARHAELEEEPRFAIATQIAVGALRYFMLRFTRNTVIAFDFREALSFEGETGPYVQYAIVRASNIFRKAGTTEAESLEAIADLDLAALLDGEGGSLWETWLLASKLTLLIEQAISTAEPAYLAKYAFQLAQQFNNFYHRHHVLNETDPTRRILLLATAAVARREMVRALGYLGIQAPPVM, from the coding sequence ATGTATCGCACGGTTCAGCAGCTTCTTTTAGCTAAAATTCAGACCATTCTTCTCTCGAAATATGATGTGTCCTTCACGCAACTCGCGGTGGAGCAGCCACCGGGCATTGCGCTAGGGGAGATAGCTCTGCCAGTGGCGTTTGAACTAGCGAAGCGACTTCGGAAGGCGCCCCGCGTAATCGCGACGGAGTTGGCGAACGAATTGATGGCGGCGCTGCCAGAGTTGGAGGGCGTAGCGAGCATTGAGGTGGCCGGTGCGGGTTATCTGAACATACGGTTGGATCGTGCGGCTACGGTACGCAGGATTGCTGCCGATCGACATGCCGATATCGGCGGCGCGGGTTTTAGGCTGATCGAGCATACAAGTATCAATCCGAACAAAGCCGCACATATCGGCCATCTGCGGAATGCAATCCTCGGCGATACGTTTCAGCGGCTGCTCAGACCTGATAGCTACAAGCGGGGTTGGGAGGTGGGCGTTCAGAACTATATTGACAACACTGGAGTGCAGGTAGCGGATGTGGTAGTTGGGCTGACGCATCTTGAGGATAAAACGCTCGAGAGCACACGTGAGTTGCTGACAGAGTTGATTGAGACGAACCAGCGAATCGACTTTTACTGCTGGGATCTTTACGCGCGAGTCTCGCAGTGGTACACAGCAGACCCGGAGCAACTCGCAATACGCAAGCAGCTTCGTCTGGAGACGCTCCACGCGCTTGAAGAGGGAGGCAACGATACAGCAGCTATAGCCGACCTAATCTCAACAGCGGTGCTCTACCGGCATTTGCAGACGATGGAGCGGCTCGATATTGAGTACGACTTTCTGCCACGCGAGAGCGAGATTCTTACGCTACATTTCTGGGATGCAGCGCGTGCCTTGATGCTTGACAAAGGTGTGCTTTATCTGGAAACGCTTGGAAAGAACAAGGGCTGCTATGTGATGCGACGCGCGGGTACACCGGAGGAGACTGCGACGGCTGATTCGAGTCTTCCGGATGAAGATGCCAAAGTGATCGTCCGGTCGAATGGGACGGTGACGTACGTGGGGAAGGATATCGCCTATCATCTCTGGAAGTTCGGATTGTTGCCGGGCAAGGACTTTGGATACAAGCCCTTCTATCAGTATCATCGCGAGGTTAAGCCGGATCGATGCTGCTGGATCTCTACTACCGATGGAGTCGATCCGCACCCGGTCTTCGGCAAGGCAGATGCGATTTATAACGTGATTGACTCGCGGCAGAATGACCCGCAAAACAACGTCATCCAAGCACTGCGTGGCATGGGGTACACGGATGCCGCTGATCGTTATACGCACTTCAGCTATGAGATGGTGGCGTTGACGCCGCGCTGTGCAATGGAGCTTGGCTACACCGTCAGTGAAGAAGATCAGGCTCGGGCCTACATTGAGGTGAGTGGGCGCAAGGGTTTTGGTGTCAAAGCAGATGACCTGCTTGATCGGCTGATCGCGGCGGCAAAGGCCGAGGTAGATGCTCGGCACGCCGAGCTTGAGGAAGAGCCCCGGTTTGCCATTGCGACGCAGATTGCGGTGGGTGCATTACGCTACTTTATGCTGCGGTTTACGCGGAATACGGTAATCGCGTTTGATTTTCGAGAGGCCTTGAGCTTTGAAGGCGAGACGGGACCGTATGTACAGTACGCGATCGTGCGGGCGTCCAATATTTTCCGGAAGGCCGGAACCACCGAGGCCGAATCGCTGGAGGCTATAGCAGATCTGGATCTAGCAGCATTGCTGGATGGAGAGGGTGGCTCTCTGTGGGAGACATGGCTGCTGGCTTCCAAGCTGACACTGCTGATCGAGCAGGCCATTTCGACAGCAGAGCCAGCTTACCTTGCGAAGTACGCCTTCCAACTAGCGCAGCAGTTCAACAACTTTTATCACCGGCATCATGTGTTGAATGAAACGGACCCGACCCGTCGGATCCTGCTCCTAGCTACTGCGGCCGTGGCACGGCGGGAGATGGTGCGCGCTCTCGGCTATCTGGGGATCCAGGCGCCGCCAGTGATGTAA
- a CDS encoding lysylphosphatidylglycerol synthase transmembrane domain-containing protein yields MTDSSPKKQRNLLKTLPGLLISAFFLWYTFHKITFAEFRAVRLVQPIWIVGVLAFTLASYTLRCLRWTRMMLPTGASFGVCARVLMTSLAANNILPLRIGDIMRVFTYAGDLGTSPSVILSTVILEKLLDIFVLGLLFVSTMGSIATHSYHVAAYTSLAISFAGLLVLLVGAKPLQPRLAAIFQKLPTNGIMTKLEHWITLALDATARLGVGGSLLLLVYSAVIWTCEGMIFVSALKLVGVPTDRVGPWLAVSFANLSYLIPSSPGAIGPFELAVKTSLVSHGAPASQSALFGLMLHVWLLISITGAGGIIFLLHRIKIHNHTPLLTEIETLPVELP; encoded by the coding sequence GTGACGGATTCTTCGCCCAAGAAGCAACGTAATCTTCTGAAGACTCTGCCGGGCCTGCTGATCAGCGCTTTTTTCCTCTGGTATACGTTCCACAAGATTACATTCGCCGAGTTTCGAGCGGTACGCCTTGTGCAGCCGATCTGGATCGTCGGCGTGCTTGCCTTTACGCTGGCCAGCTACACACTTCGCTGCCTGCGATGGACGCGGATGATGCTGCCAACCGGAGCGAGCTTTGGCGTATGTGCGCGAGTGTTGATGACATCGCTGGCGGCGAACAACATCCTCCCACTGCGCATTGGCGATATTATGCGAGTGTTTACGTACGCGGGTGATCTGGGTACCTCGCCGTCAGTCATTCTGAGTACCGTCATTCTCGAGAAACTTTTGGATATCTTTGTACTAGGCCTGCTCTTCGTCTCCACGATGGGCAGCATCGCAACTCATAGCTATCATGTTGCCGCTTATACCTCCCTGGCGATCTCGTTCGCCGGGCTCCTAGTTCTCTTAGTCGGGGCAAAGCCGCTACAGCCGAGGCTTGCTGCTATCTTTCAGAAACTCCCGACCAACGGGATCATGACGAAGCTGGAGCACTGGATCACGTTGGCTCTCGACGCGACTGCGCGCCTGGGTGTCGGAGGGTCGCTGCTTCTGTTGGTCTACTCCGCTGTAATCTGGACCTGCGAGGGGATGATCTTTGTCTCGGCTCTGAAGCTTGTAGGCGTGCCAACCGATCGCGTCGGACCTTGGCTTGCGGTCTCCTTTGCCAATCTTTCGTACCTCATTCCCAGTTCGCCAGGAGCAATTGGGCCGTTTGAACTGGCTGTGAAGACGTCCCTGGTCAGCCATGGAGCGCCAGCGTCGCAGTCAGCATTATTCGGATTGATGCTGCATGTCTGGCTGCTGATTTCGATTACAGGTGCGGGCGGCATCATCTTCCTGCTTCACCGCATCAAGATTCACAATCACACGCCGCTGCTGACAGAGATCGAGACGCTTCCCGTAGAGTTGCCGTAG
- a CDS encoding rhodanese-like domain-containing protein, with product MAGAIHISLGELAGRIGELPRNLAVVTVCGSGYLIAASLHEAQGLKDISSTDGGMTASNRIKLPTVMP from the coding sequence ATCGCTGGAGCCATTCACATCTCACTTGGGGAGCTCGCTGGCAGAATCGGAGAACTTCCGAGGAATTTGGCCGTCGTTACAGTCTGCGGCAGTGGCTATCTCATCGCAGCAAGCCTGCATGAAGCTCAGGGATTGAAAGACATTAGTTCCACGGACGGCGGAATGACCGCGTCGAACCGTATAAAGCTGCCAACAGTTATGCCGTAA
- a CDS encoding DinB family protein, whose amino-acid sequence MFAIRHFVITTVLLTTASMPLTVTAQTAARPDPLSQSFDKVLSQFELQFLAVSKAMPSEKYDFTPATLELAGADYKGVRTFAAEVKHVAEMNFVIYSVMSELKPDMDMDSIKDLKSKDEIISALTRSFAYGHRALLTLNAGNSSEMPPDSHGMTKTGIAAYVMVHDADHYGQLSEYLRMNGIVPPQSLK is encoded by the coding sequence ATGTTCGCAATTCGCCATTTCGTGATCACTACTGTCCTGTTAACCACTGCTTCTATGCCTCTAACCGTGACGGCGCAAACGGCGGCAAGGCCCGACCCCTTAAGCCAGTCGTTCGATAAGGTCTTGTCACAGTTCGAACTTCAGTTCCTGGCGGTTTCGAAGGCGATGCCTAGTGAGAAGTATGACTTCACCCCGGCTACGCTTGAATTGGCGGGGGCTGATTACAAGGGGGTGCGAACCTTCGCTGCCGAGGTGAAGCACGTAGCCGAGATGAACTTCGTCATCTATAGCGTCATGAGCGAACTCAAGCCCGATATGGACATGGATTCCATAAAAGACCTGAAGAGTAAGGACGAAATCATCTCTGCCCTGACTCGCTCGTTCGCTTACGGACACAGAGCGTTACTCACTCTGAATGCTGGGAATTCTAGCGAAATGCCTCCAGACTCCCACGGAATGACGAAGACTGGAATCGCTGCATACGTGATGGTTCATGACGCAGACCACTACGGGCAGCTTTCAGAATACTTGAGGATGAATGGAATCGTTCCGCCACAGAGTTTGAAGTGA
- a CDS encoding TetR/AcrR family transcriptional regulator produces the protein MSKSRPKPLPMGRPRSDAAVSHTAIMDALSGLLEEKPARDLTMDAVAKRAGVGKPTLYKWWPSKAALIMAMFHERFNVILEIPGATTAEEALRIRVKHLVVQCNGLFGKVVADLIAEGQGDPSILEELYESHIRPRRASTVADIERGVASGEFVAETDPELLLDAIVAPLYLRLLLRHPAVTEEYGDQLIDKALLGIRGSRLKAGRRKRNFGQPGSAT, from the coding sequence ATGTCGAAATCGAGACCCAAACCGCTGCCGATGGGAAGACCACGCAGCGACGCGGCCGTCTCACACACCGCGATCATGGACGCCTTATCCGGGCTGCTGGAAGAGAAGCCCGCTCGTGACCTGACCATGGATGCGGTCGCAAAACGAGCGGGAGTCGGAAAACCGACACTGTACAAGTGGTGGCCCTCCAAGGCCGCTCTCATCATGGCCATGTTCCATGAGCGGTTCAATGTCATTCTCGAGATACCGGGTGCAACGACGGCAGAAGAGGCACTGCGAATAAGGGTGAAGCACCTCGTCGTCCAATGTAATGGCTTGTTCGGAAAGGTTGTCGCGGACTTGATCGCTGAGGGCCAGGGTGATCCGTCGATCCTGGAGGAGCTCTACGAAAGCCACATCCGCCCGCGACGGGCTTCCACCGTGGCAGACATCGAGCGTGGAGTGGCATCGGGTGAGTTCGTGGCTGAGACAGACCCTGAACTCCTCCTCGATGCGATTGTCGCGCCACTGTACCTTCGGCTTCTGCTTCGCCACCCCGCTGTGACGGAGGAATATGGAGATCAACTCATCGATAAGGCGCTCCTCGGTATCCGGGGCTCCAGGTTGAAAGCCGGACGGCGAAAACGGAACTTCGGTCAGCCAGGATCGGCAACTTAG
- a CDS encoding alpha/beta hydrolase fold domain-containing protein — protein MTAMRSIVEPNKGKLRGVAARVPFDAIMKRVSAPAGVVYEADTVGGISGWWCRPEDARPGEAVMHLHGGWFNWGSAQAFCHLAGHIAVSAGVAAFVPDYRLAPEHPFPAAAEDVRACYFGLIERRFTKIAVTGDSAGGNLALALLVLATTSNGPGRRALVGGVALSPVTDLTLSGDSWSTRAVADPYFIRQQADELVRAYLDEHRPEDPVASPLYADLRGLPPLRVHVGNDEVLLDDSIRLVKRAATAGVDVRLDLWHGMVHGYLGGLGRLAASAATLQLIGEFLKERFTNAANKE, from the coding sequence ATGACCGCTATGCGTTCCATCGTCGAGCCCAACAAAGGGAAGCTTCGAGGAGTTGCCGCTCGCGTTCCGTTCGACGCCATCATGAAGCGCGTCTCTGCCCCGGCTGGCGTAGTCTACGAGGCCGACACTGTGGGGGGCATTTCGGGATGGTGGTGCCGGCCCGAAGACGCTCGGCCCGGCGAGGCCGTGATGCACCTCCATGGTGGATGGTTCAACTGGGGCTCCGCACAGGCATTTTGCCATCTTGCGGGCCATATCGCGGTGAGTGCTGGCGTAGCGGCTTTCGTGCCTGACTATCGGCTCGCTCCGGAGCATCCATTCCCTGCTGCGGCTGAAGACGTACGAGCCTGTTATTTCGGTCTGATCGAGCGACGTTTTACGAAGATCGCCGTCACGGGTGACTCGGCTGGCGGCAACCTGGCCCTTGCTTTGCTCGTTCTTGCTACAACGAGCAATGGGCCGGGGAGAAGAGCGCTGGTTGGCGGAGTGGCGCTTTCGCCGGTGACCGATCTCACCCTGTCAGGAGACAGTTGGTCGACGCGGGCAGTTGCCGACCCGTACTTCATCCGGCAGCAAGCTGACGAACTGGTGCGGGCTTATCTGGATGAACATCGTCCGGAAGACCCGGTCGCCTCACCGCTTTACGCTGATCTTAGAGGGCTGCCACCGCTCCGTGTGCATGTCGGCAACGACGAGGTCCTGCTTGACGATTCGATCCGCCTGGTCAAGCGGGCGGCGACGGCAGGAGTCGACGTTCGGCTCGACCTGTGGCACGGGATGGTTCATGGGTATCTCGGGGGCTTGGGACGCCTGGCAGCTTCGGCAGCGACCCTTCAACTTATCGGGGAATTCCTCAAAGAACGCTTTACCAACGCGGCTAATAAAGAGTGA
- a CDS encoding COG4705 family protein, translating to MAEGVQVLNERTIGQRPYSFIQRMRSSNVPTVDARYWSAITLASIFGCNLGDCLSFYAHWNHWIGLAPLAATFALLVAGERRSTRATQAWYWIVVIVLRATATNLADLATHTFEWPYVRVILGLVVLQILVVWPVLPRPFLPAGDPTNRPATTGWYWLSLLTAGTLGTAIGDWFAEELHLGTGYATLALGAIFAVVLFIGRESKWTTKLAFWSAIVAVRAAGTTAGDWMAFREEPGLSNGLNLGLPLSTALNCALFVGLLFLWKPNRGIDSDSL from the coding sequence ATGGCTGAGGGAGTACAAGTTCTAAACGAGCGAACAATAGGCCAGAGGCCGTATTCATTCATCCAACGCATGCGCAGCTCGAACGTGCCCACGGTCGATGCCCGGTATTGGTCGGCGATCACACTCGCAAGCATCTTCGGTTGTAACCTTGGTGATTGCCTTTCGTTCTACGCGCATTGGAATCACTGGATAGGGTTGGCTCCACTGGCTGCGACCTTTGCCCTACTAGTCGCGGGTGAACGCCGATCAACCCGTGCCACACAAGCCTGGTATTGGATCGTCGTGATTGTGCTACGCGCAACAGCGACGAACTTAGCGGATCTTGCCACCCACACATTTGAGTGGCCCTATGTGCGAGTCATCCTTGGATTGGTCGTCCTCCAGATACTTGTGGTCTGGCCAGTCTTGCCTCGACCATTTCTGCCAGCGGGCGATCCAACGAACAGGCCGGCGACGACTGGCTGGTACTGGCTCTCTTTACTAACTGCCGGGACTCTGGGCACCGCAATAGGAGATTGGTTCGCAGAAGAGCTCCATCTTGGCACCGGATACGCCACCCTGGCATTGGGCGCTATCTTCGCGGTAGTGCTCTTCATCGGAAGAGAATCGAAATGGACGACCAAACTGGCTTTTTGGTCTGCGATTGTCGCCGTACGAGCCGCCGGAACAACAGCGGGCGATTGGATGGCTTTCCGAGAGGAACCGGGACTAAGCAATGGTCTTAACCTTGGACTGCCTCTCAGTACAGCCCTGAACTGCGCTTTATTCGTGGGTCTTCTATTCTTGTGGAAGCCAAATCGTGGGATAGATTCTGATTCACTTTAG
- a CDS encoding cytochrome D1 domain-containing protein — protein MSYVNLISNYSPVRQLRVVALLVSAFLSTSLILLEKASAQAGTILAINEGESTLSIINAETGQEIARIAEGGVAGHEVVASFDGKTAYVPIYGDSSAGDPGSDGSELVAIDLASHRIVGHVDFGHGVRPHQPTLNPNDGMLYVTTELDQSITVIDPKTMRIVGTIPTGRALSHMMVMDHEGRFGYTANIQPGSVSVLDIRERKLLTILHVAAKIQRIAISTDDKKIFTTDQTEPRVAVIATATRQVASWIPLPAIGYTLTTTHDGRWLLVGIQSTSQVAVIDLALNKVVRTIDLPKSPHEILMSPDGTTAYVSCTANDQIAAIRVSDWTVTKLIKAGTRVDGLAWAQKR, from the coding sequence ATGTCTTACGTTAACCTTATCTCCAATTACTCTCCAGTGAGACAACTCAGAGTCGTAGCGCTCCTTGTATCTGCTTTCTTATCTACTTCGTTGATCCTCCTTGAGAAGGCGTCCGCACAGGCGGGCACGATTCTCGCGATCAACGAGGGAGAATCAACGCTTTCGATCATCAATGCCGAGACCGGCCAGGAAATAGCCAGGATTGCGGAGGGTGGAGTTGCCGGCCACGAGGTTGTGGCTTCGTTCGATGGAAAGACAGCGTATGTCCCTATCTACGGCGACTCAAGTGCAGGGGACCCGGGATCGGATGGCAGCGAGTTGGTTGCTATCGATCTCGCATCACACAGGATCGTGGGGCATGTCGATTTTGGCCACGGTGTGAGACCTCACCAACCTACGCTCAATCCAAACGACGGCATGCTTTACGTCACCACCGAGCTGGACCAGAGCATCACGGTCATCGATCCCAAAACTATGAGAATTGTGGGCACCATCCCAACTGGCCGGGCTTTGAGCCACATGATGGTGATGGATCATGAGGGGCGATTCGGATACACGGCGAACATTCAGCCGGGAAGCGTGTCCGTGCTTGACATACGGGAACGGAAATTGCTGACCATCCTCCACGTTGCCGCAAAAATTCAGCGAATTGCAATCTCTACAGACGACAAGAAAATCTTCACAACCGATCAGACGGAACCTAGAGTCGCGGTAATCGCTACGGCGACTCGTCAGGTTGCATCGTGGATTCCGTTGCCGGCGATCGGGTATACCCTCACCACGACCCATGACGGACGTTGGTTACTGGTCGGCATACAGAGTACATCGCAGGTCGCCGTTATTGATCTTGCGTTAAACAAGGTCGTAAGGACAATCGATCTTCCGAAATCACCACACGAAATTCTGATGTCGCCTGATGGAACAACAGCCTACGTGTCCTGCACAGCCAATGACCAGATTGCGGCAATCCGTGTTTCAGATTGGACAGTGACAAAGCTTATTAAGGCCGGGACTCGGGTCGATGGACTGGCGTGGGCGCAGAAGCGCTGA
- a CDS encoding TetR/AcrR family transcriptional regulator, producing MTQKMSKPRRAAKKTVAKTVSVVVEHRGNRHGRSEEARTAILEAADNLLVERGFAGVTIEGIATAAGVAKQTIYRWWKSKTDVLMDAFLEDVAQASLPPNSGNLKTDLKHHLVGLAKMLAESDTGSVFRALLAEAQHDSELAIRLRTQFIEPQRLRDLFPFEQAVKRGELSWEFDTEAAVEQLLSPIYYRVLVSGQPISTSYVEGLIRRLLPK from the coding sequence GTGACTCAAAAGATGAGCAAGCCCCGACGAGCGGCCAAAAAAACAGTGGCTAAGACAGTCTCAGTTGTTGTCGAACATCGTGGAAATCGTCATGGCAGGAGTGAGGAGGCCCGAACAGCGATTCTCGAAGCAGCCGATAATCTTCTAGTTGAGCGCGGATTTGCTGGTGTGACGATCGAAGGCATCGCAACAGCGGCAGGTGTCGCTAAGCAGACAATTTACCGCTGGTGGAAATCGAAGACGGACGTCCTGATGGATGCTTTTTTAGAAGATGTGGCACAAGCCTCACTTCCTCCGAATTCAGGAAACTTGAAGACTGATCTTAAGCATCATCTCGTTGGGCTGGCAAAAATGTTGGCAGAATCAGATACGGGATCTGTCTTCCGTGCCTTGCTCGCAGAGGCACAACACGACTCGGAATTGGCTATTCGTCTTAGAACTCAATTTATCGAGCCTCAACGTCTTCGGGATCTCTTTCCTTTCGAACAGGCAGTCAAGCGCGGTGAGCTCTCCTGGGAATTCGACACTGAGGCTGCTGTAGAACAGCTGCTCTCACCGATTTACTATCGTGTACTGGTGAGTGGACAGCCTATCTC